Proteins from one Cryptomeria japonica chromosome 4, Sugi_1.0, whole genome shotgun sequence genomic window:
- the LOC131032088 gene encoding xyloglucan endotransglucosylase protein 1-like, whose amino-acid sequence MHIKLVAGNSAGTVTAYYLSSQGDTHDEIDFEFLGNLSGDPYIMHTNIFSNGKGNREQQFYLWFSVDGIPVRVFKNSEHLGVPYLNNQSMRIYSSLWNADDWATRGGAVKINWSKSPFVASYRNFNARTCSKSIDCSTNSWHSEAALDSSKGQKLQWVRKNYMIYDYCSDTKRFPQGLPAECTH is encoded by the exons ATGCACATTAAGTTGGTGGCGGGTAACTCGGCAGGCACTGTTACTGCATACTAT CTGTCATCACAAGGGGATACGCATGACGAAATTGACTTCGAGTTCCTCGGTAATCTGTCTGGAGATCCCTATATTATGCACACCAATATTTTTTCTAATGGAAAAGGTAACCGCGAGCAGCAATTCTACCTCTG GTTTTCTGTGGACGGAATTCCGGTGAGAGTGTTCAAGAACAGCGAACATTTGGGTGTGCCATATCTAAATAATCAATCGATGAGAATTTATTCGAGCCTGTGGAATGCAGACGATTGGGCAACCAGAGGCGGTGCAGTGAAGATTAACTGGAGCAAATCCCCCTTTGTCGCCTCTTACCGAAATTTTAATGCTCGGACTTGCAGTAAGTCTATTGATTGCTCTACAAATTCTTGGCATAGTGAAGCAGCATTGGATTCGAGTAAAGGGCAGAAGCTTCAATGGGTTCGTAAGAATTACATGATTTATGATTACTGTTCGGACACGAAAAGGTTTCCACAGGGCCTTCCTGCTGAATGCACTCACTAG